One window of Nymphaea colorata isolate Beijing-Zhang1983 chromosome 1, ASM883128v2, whole genome shotgun sequence genomic DNA carries:
- the LOC116245723 gene encoding LRR receptor-like serine/threonine-protein kinase GSO1 isoform X1, translating into MGVAGMTLLLVFLMLLSACSGRMAKHGGDEASALLEFRKGLRDPLGVMQGWSRDVHVCKWRGVECGDAERGRVVGLNLSSSAIEGVIPPSISRLRHLSSIDLSSNRLSGAIPSFLCRLTNLTTLLLFSNNFAGSIPKELGSLSRLEVLRIGDNNLSGEIPAELGNCTKLRFLALASCSLTGSIPTELGKLKCLQNLILQHNMLNGSLPKELGNCENLAIFAADNNYLHGDIPPELVRGLKSLRIFNLANNTLSGELPPEVGEISTLTYVNLAGNRLEGRIPESLGTLSNLQTLDLSRNILVGALPETLGGLKNLEYLFLMDNQLQGTFPISLCDGNTTLAHLSLANNGFYGAIPKEIVGCQNLVDLDLTDNQFNGSIPVEIGELAQIAQLLLNNNSLTGNIPSSIGQLTNLEILSLFHNRLAGRIPSEIGKLQNLKIFYAYENQLSGNIPEEIGNCSSLEMVDLFGNHLSGSIPVSIGMLKKLSFLHLRQNDLHGEIPSSMGNCRSLQTLDLADNQLSGRIPEAVGSLHSLEFFMLYNNSLEGPLPTELGNCRNLTRINLSNNKLSGSILPLCFSSHLLSFDLTNNSFQGRIPPQLGNSQDLERIRLGNNLLTGRIPPEIGNIMQLSILDLSNNRLTGPIPNSLSVCKNLTHIDLNGNLLFGEIPSWFGILSGLGELKLSSNLFTGPIPDKLCNCTNLLTLSLASNNISGSIPSCISNLVSLNVLSLESNQLTGPVPPSIRYCQKLFELRLAHNGLDGVIPREVGSLQNLQSMLDLSYNRFSGEIPPSLGSLLKLEVLDLSHNALEGRVPKELGDMISLVALNLSRNHLQGGIYPSLAHWPPSSFSDNAGLCGLPLALCEPSTGSSPNNVARLSKSWVLAISLFSTLILALILVFTILMHLRSQDKFLSRRRLLSSSYDYYYYDSSRPASRTQKKGVLERRWTFEEIMEATDNLSAASVIGSGGSGTIYKAPMPDGQVLAVKRIVTSKDEEATLKDKSFIRELQTLGRVRHRHLVKLIGFCVRNGANYLIYEYMENGSLWDWLHSDSKKSKDGKVLSWEARFRIAVGLAKGVEYLHHDCVPKIVHRDIKSSNVLLDADHEAHLGDFGLAKVLVDESSSGMSSSSVVNGDSTSTLFAGSYGYIAPEYAYSMKATEKSDVYSMGIVMMELVSGRMPTDSRFAEAMEDMVKWVQRCVTSRSSSSSSGDGGGTSRSPGCEEVVDECLKPLSQHDLDSVFELLDIAVECTRSNPSDRPAARHVSDRLLHMSRRHRTTPNCTKRVSSSTDYD; encoded by the exons ATGGGAGTCGCTGGAATGACTCTGCTTTTGGTGTTCTTGATGCTTCTTTCTGCATGTTCTGGCAGAATGGCCAAGCATGGTGGAGATGAGGCTTCGGCTCTGTTGGAGTTCAGGAAGGGGTTGAGAGACCCACTGGGAGTGATGCAGGGGTGGTCCAGAGACGTTCATGTCTGCAAGTGGAGAGGTGTTGAATGTGGTGATGCGGAAAGGGGAAGGGTGGTGGGCTTGAACTTATCTTCTTCTGCTATAGAAGGTGTTATCCCGCCGTCAATCTCTAGGCTCCGCCACTTGAGCTCTATAGACCTTTCATCCAACCGGCTTAGCGGTGCGATTCCTTCATTCCTCTGTCGCCTCACCAATCTGACAACCCTCCTGCTGTTCTCCAACAACTTCGCCGGCTCAATTCCTAAGGAGCTGGGAAGCTTGAGCAGGCTTGAGGTTCTCCGCATTGGCGATAACAATCTCTCTGGCGAGATTCCGGCTGAGCTCGGTAACTGCACCAAGCTCAGATTTTTGGCCTTGGCTTCCTGTTCACTCACTGGCTCCATCCCAACTGAACTTGGTAAGCTCAAATGTCTGCAAAATCTTATTCTCCAGCACAATATGCTGAATGGTTCCCTACCGAAGGAACTTGGTAATTGTGAAAATCTGGCCATTTTCGCTGCTGATAACAATTATCTGCATGGAGATATCCCCCCTGAATTAGTTAGAGGTTTGAAGAGTCTCAGGATTTTTAATCTTGCTAATAACACTCTATCTGGCGAACTTCCTCCAGAAGTAGGCGAAATTTCCACATTGACATACGTTAATTTGGCTGGCAATAGATTAGAAGGAAGAATTCCTGAATCACTTGGGACTCTCAGTAATTTGCAGACCCTTGACTTGTCCCGCAACATTCTCGTCGGTGCATTACCGGAGACATTAGGTGGACTGAAGAACTTGGAATATCTGTTCTTGATGGATAATCAGCTACAAGGGACGTTTCCTATAAGTCTATGTGATGGTAATACTACTTTGGCGCATCTGAGCCTTGCTAATAATGGATTTTATGGTGCCATACCAAAGGAGATTGTAGGCTGTCAAAATTTGGTGGACTTGGATCTTACAGACAACCAATTCAATGGGTCTATTCCTGTTGAGATCGGCGAGCTAGCTCAGATCGCTCAACTCCTGCTGAACAACAATAGTTTAACAGGGAACATCCCAAGTTCAATTGGACAGCTCACCAATCTGgaaattctctctctttttcacaaTCGATTGGCTGGTCGCATCCCATCCGAGATTGGCAAACTTCAGAATTTGAAGATCTTTTATGCTTATGAAAACCAACTTTCAGGAAACATACCAGAAGAAATTGGTAACTGTTCAAGTTTGGAAATGGTGGACCTGTTTGGCAACCATCTGAGTGGAAGCATACCTGTCTCAATTGGAATGCTGAAGAAGCTGAGCTTCCTTCATCTCAGACAGAATGATTTGCATGGTGAGATCCCGTCTAGCATGGGCAATTGCAGGAGCCTTCAGACACTCGACCTCGCCGACAACCAGCTGTCTGGAAGAATCCCAGAAGCAGTGGGCTCCCTTCATTCCCTCGAGTTTTTCATGCTATATAACAATTCCCTTGAAGGTCCACTTCCAACGGAGTTGGGGAACTGCCGAAACCTGACCAGAATTAATCTCTCTAACAACAAATTGAGTGGCAGCATTCTTCCTCTCTGTTTTTCCAGTCATCTGCTTTCTTTTGATCTTACTAACAACAGCTTCCAAGGAAGGATACCCCCTCAGTTAGGAAACTCACAAGACCTTGAGCGCATTCGACTTGGAAATAATCTTCTCACTGGAAGAATTCCTCCTGAGATTGGAAACATCATGCAGCTCTCAATTTTAGATCTCTCTAATAACAGACTTACTGGACCAATACCAAATTCCTTGTCTGTATGCAAAAACCTTACCCACATTGACCTAAATGGTAACCTTCTCTTTGGTGAAATCCCTTCTTGGTTCGGTATATTGTCCGGACTTGGTGAGCTGAAACTCTCTTCAAACTTATTCACTGGTCCAATACCAGACAAGCTCTGCAACTGCACCAACCTTCTCACCCTGTCATTGGCAAGTAACAATATCTCTGGTTCCATTCCTTCTTGTATCAGCAATCTAGTATCTCTCAATGTACTTTCCCTTGAGAGCAACCAGCTTACTGGTCCAGTCCCACCCTCGATCAGATACTGCCAGAAGCTATTTGAGTTGAGACTGGCACATAATGGCCTTGATGGAGTCATTCCCCGTGAAGTTGGTTCTCTTCAAAATTTGCAAAGCATGTTAGATCTTAGCTATAACAGGTTTTCTGGGGAGATACCTCCATCCCTTGGAAGCTTATTAAAATTGGAAGTGTTGGATCTTTCTCACAATGCTTTGGAAGGAAGGGTACCTAAAGAGCTTGGTGACATGATCAGTTTGGTTGCCCTGAACTTGTCACGCAATCATCTTCAAGGTGGGATATATCCATCTTTGGCACATTGGCCTCCGTCTTCTTTCTCAGACAATGCAGGCCTTTGTGGATTACCCTTAGCTTTATGTGAACCCAGTACTGGTTCATCACCCAACAATGTAGCTAGATTATCCAAGTCTTGGGTCCTGGCTATCAGTCTGTTCTCCACCTTGATTCTAGCacttattttggttttcaccATACTGATGCACCTAAGGAGTCAAGACAAATTCTTAAGTCGCCGCAGATTGCTGTCTTCTTCATATGATTATTACTATTATGACTCTTCGAGGCCTGCAAGTAGAACGCAAAAGAAGGGTGTTCTAGAGCGTAGATGGACCTTTGAGGAGATAATGGAAGCAACTGACAACCTGAGTGCAGCATCTGTAATTGGTTCAGGTGGATCAGGGACAATTTACAAGGCCCCGATGCCGGATGGGCAAGTCTTGGCAGTGAAAAGGATAGTTACAAGCAAAGATGAAGAAGCTACACTGAAGGACAAGAGCTTCATCAGAGAATTACAGACACTAGGAAGGGTCCGGCACCGGCACTTGGTGAAGTTGATTGGCTTCTGTGTGCGGAATGGTGCTAATTATCTGATTTATGAGTACATGGAAAATGGAAGTTTGTGGGATTGGTTGCATTCGGACTCAAAGAAGAGTAAGGATGGGAAGGTGTTGTCATGGGAAGCAAGATTCAGGATTGCGGTTGGGTTGGCCAAGGGAGTTGAGTACCTACACCACGACTGTGTGCCTAAGATTGTGCATAGGGACATAAAGTCTAGCAATGTGTTGCTTGATGCAGACCACGAAGCGCATCTGGGAGACTTCGGGCTGGCAAAGGTGCTGGTTGATGAATCTAGTTCAGGCATGTCTTCGTCTTCTGTGGTTAATGGGGACTCCACAAGCACTTTGTTTGCAGGATCCTATGGCTACATTGCTCCAG aaTACGCATATTCAATGAAGGCCACAGAAAAGAGTGATGTGTACAGCATGGGGATAGTAATGATGGAGTTAGTGAGTGGGAGAATGCCGACCGATTCAAGGTTTGCTGAAGCTATGGAGGATATGGTCAAGTGGGTTCAGAGGTGTGTTACCAGCCGCagcagtagcagcagcagcggtGACGGCGGCGGCACCTCGCGTAGTCCTGGGTGCGAAGAAGTAGTTGATGAGTGCTTGAAACCCTTGAGCCAACATGATCTAGACTCTGTTTTTGAGCTGCTAGACATAGCCGTCGAGTGCACCCGATCAAACCCCTCGGACCGGCCGGCGGCCCGGCATGTCTCTGACCGGCTGCTGCATATGAGTAGGAGACATAGGACCACTCCCAACTGCACCAAAAGGGTGTCTTCTTCTACCGACTACGATTGA
- the LOC116248725 gene encoding uncharacterized protein LOC116248725, whose protein sequence is MWSLSSLLDSVLPCHAAERCGSPRPLLSPATIATRPYTYSFSPSIPPAIVGRARCLYVNATRKKEGARMRTHYVDVELGNDDDDGFDDFDEEGENEDVGGSDDGELLPFDKMRRWLEKRPRGFGDGKTYETSLEDQLLQEIEQSRKAQEANLNNLKRSKSKSESMKQPLKLQQDVIPGRARIRVGNLPKKKNIHRDLRSAFKGFPGLLNISPAVTGNKTTRDPICKGFAFLDFESDATADRFLEIYSGQTVVFGKIEKQISCDALKPDSLPKSGSGSAQSNVRYSPRLKIVDLDTKVSGSDSTNLPMEPSYRSEIEDPAGTITPAGNSDKEDIDSESGRGLVLNFQNSESSINDTEEETASSSISTSRKQKKMLVRKKQVKVPKPEKGLKSLKVLGSASRLKIRERAVLTDVFSKYGANTPSSM, encoded by the exons ATGTGGTCTCTCTCCTCGCTACTAGATTCCGTCCTCCCGTGCCATGCAGCTGAACGCTGCGGCAGCCCtcgccctctcctctctcccGCCACCATAGCAACCAGGCCTTACACTTATTCTTTCTCTCCGTCAATCCCTCCTGCCATTGTTGGCAGGGCGCGATGCCTCTACGTCAATGCTacgaggaagaaggaaggagccAGAATGCGGACCCACTACGTAGATGTCGAATTGggtaatgatgatgatgatggcttTGACGATTTTGATGAAGAAGGGGAAAATGAAGATGTTGGTGGTAGTGATGATGGCGAGCTATTGCCATTTGACAAGATGAGGCGTTGGCTGGAGAAGAGGCCCCGGGGGTTCGGCGACGGGAAGACGTATGAAACGAGTCTGGAAGACCAGCTCCTCCAGGAGATTGAACAGAGTCGGAAAGCCCAAGAGGCGAACCTCAACAATCTGAAGCGCAGCAAGTCGAAATCTGAGTCCATGAAGCAACCCTTGAAGCTGCAGCAGGatg TTATTCCAGGGCGTGCACGTATTCGTGTTGGTAATcttccaaagaagaaaaacattcatAGAGATTTACGGTCAGCATTTAAAGGTTTTCCAGGCCTTCTAAATATTAGTCCAGCAGTTACTGGAAATAAGACGACCAGAGATCCCATTTGCAAGGGCTTTGCGTTTCTTGATTTTGAATCAGATGCAACGGCTGACAG GTTCCTTGAAATATATTCTGGGCAGACCGTCGTCTTTGGTAAAATAGAGAAACAAATTTCATGTGATGCTTTAAAGCCAGACAGCCTTCCCAAGTCTGGTTCTGGATCAGCACAGAGCAATGTTAGATATAGTCCACGATTAAAGATTGTAGATTTGGATACAAAAGTTAGTGGAAGTGACTCTACGAATCTTCCCATGGAACCATCATATAGAAGTGAGATTGAAGACCCTGCAGGAACCATAACTCCTGCTGGAAACTCTGATAAGGAGGATATTGATAGCGAGAGTGGTCGGGGCTTGGTCTTGAATTTCCAAAATTCTGAATCGTCCATCAATGACACTGAAGAGGAGACGGCGTCATCCAGTATTTCAACAtcaaggaaacaaaagaagatgCTGGTCAGAAAGAAGCAAGTGAAAGTCCCAAAACCTGAGAAGGGGTTGAAATCACTGAAAGTCCTTGGTTCTGCAAGCAG ACTGAAGATCAGGGAAAGAGCTGTTCTAACAGATGTATTCTCAAAGTATGGAGCAAATACTCCTTCATCCATGTAA
- the LOC116245723 gene encoding LRR receptor-like serine/threonine-protein kinase GSO1 isoform X2, producing MAKHGGDEASALLEFRKGLRDPLGVMQGWSRDVHVCKWRGVECGDAERGRVVGLNLSSSAIEGVIPPSISRLRHLSSIDLSSNRLSGAIPSFLCRLTNLTTLLLFSNNFAGSIPKELGSLSRLEVLRIGDNNLSGEIPAELGNCTKLRFLALASCSLTGSIPTELGKLKCLQNLILQHNMLNGSLPKELGNCENLAIFAADNNYLHGDIPPELVRGLKSLRIFNLANNTLSGELPPEVGEISTLTYVNLAGNRLEGRIPESLGTLSNLQTLDLSRNILVGALPETLGGLKNLEYLFLMDNQLQGTFPISLCDGNTTLAHLSLANNGFYGAIPKEIVGCQNLVDLDLTDNQFNGSIPVEIGELAQIAQLLLNNNSLTGNIPSSIGQLTNLEILSLFHNRLAGRIPSEIGKLQNLKIFYAYENQLSGNIPEEIGNCSSLEMVDLFGNHLSGSIPVSIGMLKKLSFLHLRQNDLHGEIPSSMGNCRSLQTLDLADNQLSGRIPEAVGSLHSLEFFMLYNNSLEGPLPTELGNCRNLTRINLSNNKLSGSILPLCFSSHLLSFDLTNNSFQGRIPPQLGNSQDLERIRLGNNLLTGRIPPEIGNIMQLSILDLSNNRLTGPIPNSLSVCKNLTHIDLNGNLLFGEIPSWFGILSGLGELKLSSNLFTGPIPDKLCNCTNLLTLSLASNNISGSIPSCISNLVSLNVLSLESNQLTGPVPPSIRYCQKLFELRLAHNGLDGVIPREVGSLQNLQSMLDLSYNRFSGEIPPSLGSLLKLEVLDLSHNALEGRVPKELGDMISLVALNLSRNHLQGGIYPSLAHWPPSSFSDNAGLCGLPLALCEPSTGSSPNNVARLSKSWVLAISLFSTLILALILVFTILMHLRSQDKFLSRRRLLSSSYDYYYYDSSRPASRTQKKGVLERRWTFEEIMEATDNLSAASVIGSGGSGTIYKAPMPDGQVLAVKRIVTSKDEEATLKDKSFIRELQTLGRVRHRHLVKLIGFCVRNGANYLIYEYMENGSLWDWLHSDSKKSKDGKVLSWEARFRIAVGLAKGVEYLHHDCVPKIVHRDIKSSNVLLDADHEAHLGDFGLAKVLVDESSSGMSSSSVVNGDSTSTLFAGSYGYIAPEYAYSMKATEKSDVYSMGIVMMELVSGRMPTDSRFAEAMEDMVKWVQRCVTSRSSSSSSGDGGGTSRSPGCEEVVDECLKPLSQHDLDSVFELLDIAVECTRSNPSDRPAARHVSDRLLHMSRRHRTTPNCTKRVSSSTDYD from the exons ATGGCCAAGCATGGTGGAGATGAGGCTTCGGCTCTGTTGGAGTTCAGGAAGGGGTTGAGAGACCCACTGGGAGTGATGCAGGGGTGGTCCAGAGACGTTCATGTCTGCAAGTGGAGAGGTGTTGAATGTGGTGATGCGGAAAGGGGAAGGGTGGTGGGCTTGAACTTATCTTCTTCTGCTATAGAAGGTGTTATCCCGCCGTCAATCTCTAGGCTCCGCCACTTGAGCTCTATAGACCTTTCATCCAACCGGCTTAGCGGTGCGATTCCTTCATTCCTCTGTCGCCTCACCAATCTGACAACCCTCCTGCTGTTCTCCAACAACTTCGCCGGCTCAATTCCTAAGGAGCTGGGAAGCTTGAGCAGGCTTGAGGTTCTCCGCATTGGCGATAACAATCTCTCTGGCGAGATTCCGGCTGAGCTCGGTAACTGCACCAAGCTCAGATTTTTGGCCTTGGCTTCCTGTTCACTCACTGGCTCCATCCCAACTGAACTTGGTAAGCTCAAATGTCTGCAAAATCTTATTCTCCAGCACAATATGCTGAATGGTTCCCTACCGAAGGAACTTGGTAATTGTGAAAATCTGGCCATTTTCGCTGCTGATAACAATTATCTGCATGGAGATATCCCCCCTGAATTAGTTAGAGGTTTGAAGAGTCTCAGGATTTTTAATCTTGCTAATAACACTCTATCTGGCGAACTTCCTCCAGAAGTAGGCGAAATTTCCACATTGACATACGTTAATTTGGCTGGCAATAGATTAGAAGGAAGAATTCCTGAATCACTTGGGACTCTCAGTAATTTGCAGACCCTTGACTTGTCCCGCAACATTCTCGTCGGTGCATTACCGGAGACATTAGGTGGACTGAAGAACTTGGAATATCTGTTCTTGATGGATAATCAGCTACAAGGGACGTTTCCTATAAGTCTATGTGATGGTAATACTACTTTGGCGCATCTGAGCCTTGCTAATAATGGATTTTATGGTGCCATACCAAAGGAGATTGTAGGCTGTCAAAATTTGGTGGACTTGGATCTTACAGACAACCAATTCAATGGGTCTATTCCTGTTGAGATCGGCGAGCTAGCTCAGATCGCTCAACTCCTGCTGAACAACAATAGTTTAACAGGGAACATCCCAAGTTCAATTGGACAGCTCACCAATCTGgaaattctctctctttttcacaaTCGATTGGCTGGTCGCATCCCATCCGAGATTGGCAAACTTCAGAATTTGAAGATCTTTTATGCTTATGAAAACCAACTTTCAGGAAACATACCAGAAGAAATTGGTAACTGTTCAAGTTTGGAAATGGTGGACCTGTTTGGCAACCATCTGAGTGGAAGCATACCTGTCTCAATTGGAATGCTGAAGAAGCTGAGCTTCCTTCATCTCAGACAGAATGATTTGCATGGTGAGATCCCGTCTAGCATGGGCAATTGCAGGAGCCTTCAGACACTCGACCTCGCCGACAACCAGCTGTCTGGAAGAATCCCAGAAGCAGTGGGCTCCCTTCATTCCCTCGAGTTTTTCATGCTATATAACAATTCCCTTGAAGGTCCACTTCCAACGGAGTTGGGGAACTGCCGAAACCTGACCAGAATTAATCTCTCTAACAACAAATTGAGTGGCAGCATTCTTCCTCTCTGTTTTTCCAGTCATCTGCTTTCTTTTGATCTTACTAACAACAGCTTCCAAGGAAGGATACCCCCTCAGTTAGGAAACTCACAAGACCTTGAGCGCATTCGACTTGGAAATAATCTTCTCACTGGAAGAATTCCTCCTGAGATTGGAAACATCATGCAGCTCTCAATTTTAGATCTCTCTAATAACAGACTTACTGGACCAATACCAAATTCCTTGTCTGTATGCAAAAACCTTACCCACATTGACCTAAATGGTAACCTTCTCTTTGGTGAAATCCCTTCTTGGTTCGGTATATTGTCCGGACTTGGTGAGCTGAAACTCTCTTCAAACTTATTCACTGGTCCAATACCAGACAAGCTCTGCAACTGCACCAACCTTCTCACCCTGTCATTGGCAAGTAACAATATCTCTGGTTCCATTCCTTCTTGTATCAGCAATCTAGTATCTCTCAATGTACTTTCCCTTGAGAGCAACCAGCTTACTGGTCCAGTCCCACCCTCGATCAGATACTGCCAGAAGCTATTTGAGTTGAGACTGGCACATAATGGCCTTGATGGAGTCATTCCCCGTGAAGTTGGTTCTCTTCAAAATTTGCAAAGCATGTTAGATCTTAGCTATAACAGGTTTTCTGGGGAGATACCTCCATCCCTTGGAAGCTTATTAAAATTGGAAGTGTTGGATCTTTCTCACAATGCTTTGGAAGGAAGGGTACCTAAAGAGCTTGGTGACATGATCAGTTTGGTTGCCCTGAACTTGTCACGCAATCATCTTCAAGGTGGGATATATCCATCTTTGGCACATTGGCCTCCGTCTTCTTTCTCAGACAATGCAGGCCTTTGTGGATTACCCTTAGCTTTATGTGAACCCAGTACTGGTTCATCACCCAACAATGTAGCTAGATTATCCAAGTCTTGGGTCCTGGCTATCAGTCTGTTCTCCACCTTGATTCTAGCacttattttggttttcaccATACTGATGCACCTAAGGAGTCAAGACAAATTCTTAAGTCGCCGCAGATTGCTGTCTTCTTCATATGATTATTACTATTATGACTCTTCGAGGCCTGCAAGTAGAACGCAAAAGAAGGGTGTTCTAGAGCGTAGATGGACCTTTGAGGAGATAATGGAAGCAACTGACAACCTGAGTGCAGCATCTGTAATTGGTTCAGGTGGATCAGGGACAATTTACAAGGCCCCGATGCCGGATGGGCAAGTCTTGGCAGTGAAAAGGATAGTTACAAGCAAAGATGAAGAAGCTACACTGAAGGACAAGAGCTTCATCAGAGAATTACAGACACTAGGAAGGGTCCGGCACCGGCACTTGGTGAAGTTGATTGGCTTCTGTGTGCGGAATGGTGCTAATTATCTGATTTATGAGTACATGGAAAATGGAAGTTTGTGGGATTGGTTGCATTCGGACTCAAAGAAGAGTAAGGATGGGAAGGTGTTGTCATGGGAAGCAAGATTCAGGATTGCGGTTGGGTTGGCCAAGGGAGTTGAGTACCTACACCACGACTGTGTGCCTAAGATTGTGCATAGGGACATAAAGTCTAGCAATGTGTTGCTTGATGCAGACCACGAAGCGCATCTGGGAGACTTCGGGCTGGCAAAGGTGCTGGTTGATGAATCTAGTTCAGGCATGTCTTCGTCTTCTGTGGTTAATGGGGACTCCACAAGCACTTTGTTTGCAGGATCCTATGGCTACATTGCTCCAG aaTACGCATATTCAATGAAGGCCACAGAAAAGAGTGATGTGTACAGCATGGGGATAGTAATGATGGAGTTAGTGAGTGGGAGAATGCCGACCGATTCAAGGTTTGCTGAAGCTATGGAGGATATGGTCAAGTGGGTTCAGAGGTGTGTTACCAGCCGCagcagtagcagcagcagcggtGACGGCGGCGGCACCTCGCGTAGTCCTGGGTGCGAAGAAGTAGTTGATGAGTGCTTGAAACCCTTGAGCCAACATGATCTAGACTCTGTTTTTGAGCTGCTAGACATAGCCGTCGAGTGCACCCGATCAAACCCCTCGGACCGGCCGGCGGCCCGGCATGTCTCTGACCGGCTGCTGCATATGAGTAGGAGACATAGGACCACTCCCAACTGCACCAAAAGGGTGTCTTCTTCTACCGACTACGATTGA
- the LOC116250930 gene encoding uncharacterized protein LOC116250930, giving the protein MAKSLRSKKKKRLRTLRRDIAKPFYDKKEAAKLAAQEAALAAPKLPLPTPDPASDDLTLPVPTNMDVEMTENNPADVGTEFKLKPTGGVKKKMKKASKLKKNKRKKGRRKQRL; this is encoded by the exons ATGGCTAAGTCTCTGAggtcgaagaagaagaagaggttgAGGACATTGAGAAGGGACATCGCCAAGCCTTTCTATGACAAGAAGGAGGCCGCCAAGCTTGCCGCTCAGGAAGCGGCCCTGGCCGCTCCGAAGCTGCCGCTTCCCACCCCTGATCCTGCCTCCGACGACCTCACTCTTCCTGTCCCTACCAACATGG ATGTGGAGATGACAGAAAACAATCCAGCTGATGTTGGTACTGAGTTTAAGCTCAAGCCTACAGGCggtgtgaagaagaagatgaaaaaagcCTCAAAGCTGAAGAAAAACAAGCGCAAAAAGGGCAGGAGGAAGCAGAGGCTTTAG